A genomic region of Notamacropus eugenii isolate mMacEug1 chromosome 3, mMacEug1.pri_v2, whole genome shotgun sequence contains the following coding sequences:
- the TPRA1 gene encoding transmembrane protein adipocyte-associated 1 yields the protein MVDWDSSNATLAPSSLPNITTPHRCLLLLYVDIGTSRVRYWDLVLLIPNVLFFSFLLWKLPSARAKIRITSSPIFTTFYILVFVVALVGIARAVVSMTVSTSDAATVADKILWEITRFFLLAIELSVIILGLAFGHLESKSSIKRVLAITTVLSLAYSATQGTLEILYPDSHLSADDFNIYGHGGRHFWLASSCFFFLVYSLVVILPKTPLKDRISLPSRKSFYIYAGILALLNLVQGLGSALLCVDIIEGLCCVDVTTFLYFSFFAPLIYVAFLKGFFGAEPKILFSYKCQVDEAEEPDVHLPHPYAVARREGLDVPVGSYSNTQIDTAAYLDDVASMPCHVGSINSTDSDRWKAINA from the exons ATGGTGGACTGGGACAGCAGCAATGCCACGTTAGCCCCATCCTCTCTGCCCAACATCACCACCCCGCACCGATGCTTACTTCTGCTCTATGTTGACATTGGCACCTCCCG CGTTCGGTATTGGGACCTCGTGCTGCTGATCCCCAATGTGCTGTTCTTCAGTTTCCTGCTCTGGAAGCTGCCGTCCGCTCGGGCCAAGATCCGTATCACCTCCAGCCCCATCTTTACCACCTTCTATATCCTG GTGTTTGTAGTGGCCCTGGTGGGCATAGCTCGGGCTGTGGTCTCCATGACCGTCAGCACTTCAGATGCAGCCACGGTGGCTGATAAG ATTCTGTGGGAAATCACTCGCTTTTTCCTTCTGGCTATTGAACTGAGTGTGATCATTCTGGGCCTTGCCTTTG GTCACCTGGAGAGTAAATCCAGCATCAAACGGGTCTTGGCCATCACTACAGTTCTATCCCTGGCCTACTCAGCCACTCAG GGGACCTTGGAGATCCTGTACCCTGATTCCCATCTCTCTGCTGATGACTTCAACATCTATGGGCATGGTGGCCGCCACTTCTGGCTCGCCAGCTCCTGCTTCTTCTTCCTG GTCTACTCTCTTGTGGTGATCCTCCCGAAGACGCCTTTGAAGGATCGGATCTCACTGCCAT CCCGGAAGAGCTTCTATATCTATGCTGGCATCCTGGCCCTGCTGAACCTGGTCCAGGGCCTGGGCAGTGCCCTGCTCTGCGTGGACATCATTGAGGGCCTCTG CTGTGTGGACGTGACCACCTTCCTCTACTTCAGCTTCTTTGCTCCTCTCATCTATGTGGCCTTCCTCAAGGGCTTCTTCGG GGCGGAGCCCAAAATCCTGTTCTCCTACAAATGCCAAGTGGATGAGGCAGAGGAACCCGATGTGCACCTGCCCCACCCATATGCTGTGGCCCGCCGAGAGGGGCTAGATGTGCCTGTGGGCTCTTACTCCAACACTCAGATCGACACAGCTGCTTATTTGGACGATGTGGCCTCCATGCCCTGCCACGTGGGCAGCATCAACAGCACTGACAGTGATCGCTGGAAGGCCATCAATGCCTGA